The sequence CGAAGGTACACCGCTCCGGTCTTCACGCTGGTGATCTGGGCAGCCTGTTGGAGGGCGGGGAGAATTTCTTCTCTCTGTATAAGAAATTTCATATGAATACTCCTCTTGTTATGAGCATTGTCACTTTGTTGATATTCGACATATTTACTTGATTTGTTTCATGAAAAAAATGTTGCCGCTCCAGTGCGGAGTAAAGTCTCCGATGTTCGTTGGGGAGGGGCGGCTCAGGGGAGAGGTGTGTTCTGTTCTTAAAAAACGAAGATATATACCATGCTTTTCCTATCTTTGTCATCATATTTAAATAATAAGATTTTTATGTCCATTTATCAGGCTTGGCGGGTGGTGTTCAAATAAAGTTGCGAACATCGAAAATCCGTCCTTCGCAATCCCATTGATCAGGGCCATGATCGCTTCGGCGCAGAGCGCATCCGGCGCACGCGTTCCGCCACGGCCAGAAGGTCAACACCGCGTATGCGCGGTTGAATCCGCCTTCGGGGAGATATCGGACGTCAAGCGAAACCATGGCCTGATCCAAAGCCTGAGTCCAGGGCGGCAACGGAGCGCACCCGTGTTCGTGAACCTGGGGAATATGAGCGACCAGCGTTTCCATGATCCGCCGGGCCATTTGTTGATGAAGGGCGAATGCCGCGCTGGGCGAAGAACGCCATGCTTGGTCCAGGATTTGTTCCAGATCCCGGTCGAACCATGTCAGGAAATATCCTTCTCCGGCAACATGAAACAGGTGCTGATGGTGATGGCTGGCAAAATCAGATTCTGAAAGGAGGGGCGACTGATGGGTCAAACTTTTCTTTCCGTTCGTCCTGGCATAGAGTTTGGGATTGCGGTCGCGGGCAAAATCCCGGACAGAAACCCGCGATCAAATCGCACTGGAGCGCACATCATGAGTCGACATCGCTGTACCGGCATGAAGCCGTTTTATGTAATGGAAGTACTTGAGAAATGTCAAAGCATCGCCTGCCAGGGATACGACGTGATCCACATGCAGATCGGCGAGCCGGACTTCGACACCCCGGAGTGCATCAAGCAGGCCGCCTGCAAGGCCTTGATGGACGGCCATACCCACTACACCCACAGCCAGGGGATCATCGAGCTGCGGGAGGCCATCTGGCGCCATTATACGACAACCTACGGCGTAGAGGTCCATCCGGAGCAGATCATCGTCACCGCCGGCACCTCGCCGGCCATGTTCCTGGTTTTTTCGGCCCTGTTGGCCATGGGCGAGGAGATCATCGTCTCGGACCCCCACTATGCCTGCTATCTGAATTTCGTGCGCTTCGTCGGCGGCGTGCCGGTGTGCGTGCCCACGTTGGAAGAGGACGGTTTCCAGTTCCGGCCCGAGGACGTGCGATCCAGGATTACACCCAAGACCCGCGGGCTGCTGATCAATTCCCCGTCCAATCCCGCCGGGACCCTGCTCTCCGCTGAACGGATGCAAACCCTGGCCCGGATCTGCGCCGAGTCGGAAGGGCACCCCTGGATTCTCTCCGATGAGATATATCACGGCCTGGTTTACGAGGGCCGGGAGCGCAGCATCCTCGAATTCACGGACCGGGCCTTCGTCTTCAACGGGTTTTCCAAGGCCTACGCCATGACCGGCTGGCGGCTGGGCTACGTCGTCGCCCCAAGGGAATTCATCCCCACCCTGCGCATCCTGCACCAGAACTTCTTCATTTCCGCCAACGCCATGGCCCAATGGGCCGGCATCGCGGCCCTGGAATCCGCCGGACCGGACGTGGCCCGGATGCGGGCCGTCTATGATCAGCGACGCAAGTTTCTGGTCCGTCGGCTGCGGGAACTCGGCCTGGGCGTTGCCGTGGAGCCCACCGGTGCCTTCTACGTCCTGGCCAATGCTCGGCATCTGGGAACGGATTCCTTGAAACTGGCTTTCGACATCCTGGACAAGGCTAAGATCGGCGTGGCCCCGGGCATCGACTTTGGCGCCAACACCGAGGGCTTTTTGCGCTTTTCCTACGCCAATTCACTGGAAAAACTGGAAGAAGGTATGTCGAGACTGGAGGGATATATTGAAAAGTGTGGCGTGTAATTTGGCATTATTATTGATTAAATTTTTACTTACTTCTCATCCTTCTCCTCATCTGCTTGCTGGGCAAAGAGCATTTTGTACGCCCAATCGGCTGCCTGCAGGTGATTCAGGGCTGTTTTTTGTTCATCCAGCCGGAAGTAGTCGATCATGGATTTCACGCTTGCCCAGTCTCCCCTTTCCACGGCAATGGTCATTTTGATCCACTGGCGCATGAAGTTTTCTTCTCCACACAATGCCGCGCTTATTTCTTTTTCCAACGGCAAATGGACGAGGATGTCTTCCATGGGGAGGTTGAGCATGGCGTCGAGGTTGGAGAAGAGTCCGAGCAGGAACATGGTGTCTGGTGGATTTTTGCGGTGATTCGTCTCCGCGGCGAGTATTTCAAGAAACCGCGCCCGGTGAACACTGCTGAAAAGCAGTTCCTGAATTTTTCCTTCAGAGCCAAGGTCGGCAAGCATGGACAGCATGGCCCATTGCTTAACGGCTCGGGAGCCCATCAAGGTTACGGCCTGGGCTATGGAACGAATATTATGCCTGAAGGAATAGAAGACGGAATTGATATGCTTTAACAACCGGAAACTCATCCCAGGATCTTGGCTGATGATTTTTGCCACCTCGGATACTTCGAAGTCTTTTGCGCTTAATTCATGGATAAGACGGATTCGGTTGACTGCGGCCGTTGGAATGCTTCTACCGGTGATGATTTCTGGCCGGGAAAAGAAAAAACCTTGAAAAAAAGAAAAACCCAGGGATGTGGCCAATTCCAACGTCGGCCTGTCTTCCACTTTTTCGGCCAGGAGTAAGCACTTGTACTTGTGTAGTTTCTGTCCAATTTTGATGATTTCCGTCCAAGGACGACCCAATAAATCAACTTTGATGATATCCGCCAATTTCAATAAGGGATCGTATCCAGGCTGTCCTACATAATCGTCCAGGGCAATGGTGTATCCATTGTCTTTGAGCGTACTCAAGGCTGCAATGATTTCCGGGGTCGGTTCCACGGTTTCGAGGACCTCGATGACGCAGTCTTCACGGGGCAAGGCGAGAGGGGCGTTTTTTAAAAGTAATCCTTTTGGGTAGTTGATAAATATTTTTCTACCTTTTGGGATTGATTCGGTCGCCATGGAAAAGCCCTCGGTAATCACCATAGCCGTGGCCTGCTCCGGGTCCGAAAAGCGAGCAACATTTTCCGTCCCGCCGGACCTGAATAAAAGTTCATGTCCCCAGACGTTTAGACGAGTATCGTAAACAGTCTGTCGTCCGATAAAAATCGGCAGGTATGTTGTTTTTTGTTGTGGCGACAGCGTTTGATTCATGGTCAATTATTCCTGTTTCAAGGCATAATACTCCTTGATGCTGGCGACATACTTATGAATTATAATGTATGATTCGCCGATGAGATCAAGAAATTCTAGCCCCAGGGTCAATTTTGAATCATTGTTACGCGCACTACGGACGAGGGATTTGGCATACGCTTCCTTGCCATTGTCGACGGTTTTGAAAACAAGGTAAATTTCCCGACTTTCGAATTGTTCCGGGGAAAAGATAGCACTTTCCTTGTTCAGAATGATTCGCGCACCTCCCAGGGACAGGTTGACGATCATGGCCTTATATTCATTTCCATCGAGCAGCACTTGGGCTGGAAGAAAGCATTCCACCCGGTCGTGGCGCCTGAGATGCAGCTTTTCGAAAACTTTCGGAAAGGTGAGAAAAAGAAGTGGATAAGGAGTGAGCAGAATTTTGGATATGGTTGTGGTGAATCCACACAGTTGAAAATCAACATTCATGCCCCGTAGGGTGACTTCACTATTGTCAGCCAATATTTTTCGATGGGCGGTCAGGTTCGGCAACCAAACCAGAAGAAATTCGCCCTGTTTGAAACCCACCAGTTCGCCCCACAACCGTTCGTTTGCATTATATATCTGAAGATGCAGTCGCTCACCAAGGCGCATCAAGAGATTCATGCCGTTTTCTTGAATGGGCTTCGATTTTATCGACTGGACCAGTTTTGTCTTGAGCGATTCAGGCAAATCATTTTCACTCATGTCGGTTGCTTCCTGAAATACTGCTGAAACAAAGGATCAATGAGGGCTTTCGTGATCTTTACCGTGTTATCATTGACAAAGAAATGTAAAATTATCAAGCTCTGATTTATAGGGTGCAACGAAGCCGAAGAGTTACCTGAGTTCAGATTTTTCGGCTCTTCCCTCCAGTTTTGACTGCTTCACGCATGTCGATATTATCCTTTGGACCCTGGTTTGGAAAAGCACGAACGGCTACCTTGTCGCAGTCGCCAATTTGTTTTGTGTCCTTTTATCTCTTTTGATTCCGATACCACGATGCAAGCCCGATAAACCATGCCCAAAACCGAATTCCCATCATTTACTCAGCAGCAACTCAACCGCCTTCTGGAATATGTACCCAGACTGCATCGGGCCTTGGGTCGAGATGATGCTGATCTGAGCGAACTGCCTGGGTGGTCCGAGTTGGTGGGCAGGCCGGGGCGGATTATTACCCATGAGGGCAGGATATGTCTGGTCTGCGTGCTCTTCGGGCCCAGCGGGGCCGGGAAGAGTACGATTTTTCGGCTGTTGACCGGCATTCCCGTGCCGGCCGGGGAAACCCGGCGGCCGATGACCTTCAACTGCGCCGCTGCCGTGCCGGAGCCGCTGCGGGGCGTCCTGGACCTGGATGAACTCTTTCCCGGCTTTCGGATGCATCCGTTGACGGAACTGGACGTACTGCGCGATGGACAGCGACCGGCGACGGATCTTTTTTTTCAGTTTTACCAGGATCAGGAACCAAAGCAGGTTGCGGAATCAGCCTGGCTGATTCTGGTGGACGTGCCGGATTTCAACACAGTGGAACAGGCCAACAGGACCCGGGCCGAGGCCATGCTTGGGCGGGCGGAAACCGTGATCTTCACGGTCTATCCAGAGGCGTACAAGGACGCCGCGGTGATGGAGCAGCTTCGGGCCGCGGCCGGGCGGGCCGGGCATCTCGTCTATCTGATCACCAAGCTGTCCGCTCCGAAGGAGGCGGAAGCGGCCCGGATAATCTGGGAGGACGTGCTCCAGCACGTCCGCGACGCTCCAGAGTTTCAGACCCCGCGCGGAGACGGGCGGCGGATCGGCGAATTTCTGGAACAGGCGAACGTCTATTATGCTCCGCGCGACGTTTCACCGCGCATGAAAGACATCCGTCCGTTGAACCCGGATGCGCCGGATTTCTGGTCCCTGATCAAGGGCCGGGACGCCGTGGAGGTGTACTGGTCCAATCTGCTGGAGGTTTTGGACCAGGGGCTGAGCGCGGCCCAGGGGCTGGCTCGGGAAGCCGCGGCGACTCGGGAGGAGCTGCGTCGGCGTCTGGAGACCTCGGATCAGCGGATCATCGAGGTCAGCGAACGGATCGCCGGGTCCCAGTTTCCAGCCGGGGAACTGGTGGAACTGATCATCGACGTGGTCAAGGAAAGTCGCCCGGGGTGGCTGCGGATGATCACCCTCCCCGTGTCCCAGGCCGCGGGCATGCTGCTGTCCGTGCGCTCCTTGTTCAAAAGATTTCGCAAGACCGAGCGCCGTGCGGTGCTCCGGGATCGCCGGCAACTGGAACGGCGGCGATTGGAAGAAGCCGTGGACGTGCTTCTGGAGACCTGGCGACGGGATTTTTCCACGGAGGCGGACCTGTTCTCCGCCCGGAGGTGCCGGGAAGCGGCCCGGCATTTTCAGGAACAAGAGCCGCCGCCGGTGCGCGACGATTGGAAAGAGGCGCTCCGGGCCGACGTCCGGGATTGGTCGAAGCAGCACCCCTGGTACGGCTCCCTGGTGGGGACGTTGTCCGAGATGCTGGTGTTGCTGGGCGGCGCGGCCCTGGTCCTGGATCTGGCCGTGTCCGGCGGCATATTCGGGGCGGTAGGTCAGCTCGGCGTGGCCGGGGCCGCTGGGGCCGGAAGCCTGGGCGTGGGAACGGTGTTGAAAATGTTCGAGGAACTCAAGCTCAAGGACATCCTGGAAAAGGCCGACGCCAAATGGCGGGCCCAGCGCCGGGACGAACTGGAAGCGCATCTGCGCGAGCATCTCGCGAAGCCGCTTTTCGCGCACGGTTGGCAAGAGCGGATTAGCGCCCTGGATGAGGCCGATCCCGAAGCCTTTCTGGCCGCGGTGGAGGCGATCCGGGCGCGCTGGCCAATATGCCGAGATGCAGGAGGTCGCCCATGATCGCGCCACAATTGTTTTCCCGACGGATCGTCGCCAGGATTCGGGAGGTGATCCGGGAAGCCCGGACGTTCGACCGCCTGTCCCCGGCCCAGACCATGGCCCTGCGCCTGGAGCGGGCCGGGAACGTCTTGGACGACGAAGCAGTCGGGTCCGGCGGTTT comes from Desulfonatronum thiodismutans and encodes:
- a CDS encoding pyridoxal phosphate-dependent aminotransferase — translated: MSRHRCTGMKPFYVMEVLEKCQSIACQGYDVIHMQIGEPDFDTPECIKQAACKALMDGHTHYTHSQGIIELREAIWRHYTTTYGVEVHPEQIIVTAGTSPAMFLVFSALLAMGEEIIVSDPHYACYLNFVRFVGGVPVCVPTLEEDGFQFRPEDVRSRITPKTRGLLINSPSNPAGTLLSAERMQTLARICAESEGHPWILSDEIYHGLVYEGRERSILEFTDRAFVFNGFSKAYAMTGWRLGYVVAPREFIPTLRILHQNFFISANAMAQWAGIAALESAGPDVARMRAVYDQRRKFLVRRLRELGLGVAVEPTGAFYVLANARHLGTDSLKLAFDILDKAKIGVAPGIDFGANTEGFLRFSYANSLEKLEEGMSRLEGYIEKCGV
- a CDS encoding EAL and HDOD domain-containing protein, which translates into the protein MNQTLSPQQKTTYLPIFIGRQTVYDTRLNVWGHELLFRSGGTENVARFSDPEQATAMVITEGFSMATESIPKGRKIFINYPKGLLLKNAPLALPREDCVIEVLETVEPTPEIIAALSTLKDNGYTIALDDYVGQPGYDPLLKLADIIKVDLLGRPWTEIIKIGQKLHKYKCLLLAEKVEDRPTLELATSLGFSFFQGFFFSRPEIITGRSIPTAAVNRIRLIHELSAKDFEVSEVAKIISQDPGMSFRLLKHINSVFYSFRHNIRSIAQAVTLMGSRAVKQWAMLSMLADLGSEGKIQELLFSSVHRARFLEILAAETNHRKNPPDTMFLLGLFSNLDAMLNLPMEDILVHLPLEKEISAALCGEENFMRQWIKMTIAVERGDWASVKSMIDYFRLDEQKTALNHLQAADWAYKMLFAQQADEEKDEK
- a CDS encoding PilZ domain-containing protein, which gives rise to MSENDLPESLKTKLVQSIKSKPIQENGMNLLMRLGERLHLQIYNANERLWGELVGFKQGEFLLVWLPNLTAHRKILADNSEVTLRGMNVDFQLCGFTTTISKILLTPYPLLFLTFPKVFEKLHLRRHDRVECFLPAQVLLDGNEYKAMIVNLSLGGARIILNKESAIFSPEQFESREIYLVFKTVDNGKEAYAKSLVRSARNNDSKLTLGLEFLDLIGESYIIIHKYVASIKEYYALKQE
- a CDS encoding P-loop NTPase family protein: MPKTEFPSFTQQQLNRLLEYVPRLHRALGRDDADLSELPGWSELVGRPGRIITHEGRICLVCVLFGPSGAGKSTIFRLLTGIPVPAGETRRPMTFNCAAAVPEPLRGVLDLDELFPGFRMHPLTELDVLRDGQRPATDLFFQFYQDQEPKQVAESAWLILVDVPDFNTVEQANRTRAEAMLGRAETVIFTVYPEAYKDAAVMEQLRAAAGRAGHLVYLITKLSAPKEAEAARIIWEDVLQHVRDAPEFQTPRGDGRRIGEFLEQANVYYAPRDVSPRMKDIRPLNPDAPDFWSLIKGRDAVEVYWSNLLEVLDQGLSAAQGLAREAAATREELRRRLETSDQRIIEVSERIAGSQFPAGELVELIIDVVKESRPGWLRMITLPVSQAAGMLLSVRSLFKRFRKTERRAVLRDRRQLERRRLEEAVDVLLETWRRDFSTEADLFSARRCREAARHFQEQEPPPVRDDWKEALRADVRDWSKQHPWYGSLVGTLSEMLVLLGGAALVLDLAVSGGIFGAVGQLGVAGAAGAGSLGVGTVLKMFEELKLKDILEKADAKWRAQRRDELEAHLREHLAKPLFAHGWQERISALDEADPEAFLAAVEAIRARWPICRDAGGRP